The following is a genomic window from Nitrosomonas communis.
TTATCGAGGCCTTGCTTCAGCAAGATCGTTCCAACCCGGCATGGCGTACAAAAGCCGCAGCTTTCATGGGCAAAGAAGGCAGCAAACTGATGAATGATGGTTAGTATGTCACGCTCCTGATTAAAGATCATAAAAGAGCCGCCAGTACCTACGTCCTCAAAAGCCAACTGGCGGTTAAAAGCAGTCTGGTCGAGCAAAGTACCGGCAGGGCCTCCTACCTGCACCGCTTGCACATTAACAGCGCCACACTCATCAAGAATCTGCTGGATCGTGATCCCAAACGGATATTCATAAATACCGGGAGCGGCACAATCGCCGCTTATACTCAACAGTTTACTTCCAGTAGATGCAGGTGTGCCTAATGCAGTAAACCATGCGCTGCCCTTGCAAGCAATATGGGTTGCTGCGATCAATGTTTCGACATTATTTACCACGGTAGGCTGCCCAAGGTAGCCGTGCGCCACCGGAAAAGGTGGGCGGCTACGCGGAATACCGGGCTTCCCTTCGAGCGATTCAATCAGAGCTGATTCTTCGCCGCAAATATAGGCGCCTGCTCCGACCACGATATCAATATCAAAATCAAACTCTGTCTGCCCCAGAATAGCTGTTCCCAATAAGCCGAGTTTGCGGCGATGCATCAGCGTAGCCTGTAGATGCGGCAATAAATACCGATATTCTCCACGCAGATAGATAAACCCTTGATAGGCCCCGATGACATAGGCACAGATCGTCATGCCCTCACACAATGCATCGGCATGCTGCTGTAATAACATTCGATCCTTGAAAGTACCAGGCTCCCCTTCGTCTGCATTGCATACCACATAATGCGCCTCCCCCGCTGCTTGCTGGCAAAGACGCCATTTCAGTCCCGTGCTGAATCCGGCACCCCCTCTGCCACGCAGTTTTGATTGAATGATTTCGGTAAGCGTTCCCTCTCTGCCCCGCGTTAGTGTTGCACGTAAACCATCGCCAGCCGATAGACTACTATCCAGTAGCAGTCCTCGTTTATAAATGTGATCCTTGACGTGAAACCAGGCAGGTGGCCATCCATTCAATGGTTTATCGGCTTCGATCAGAGTAGCCATCTGTTCAATCTTCTCCGCATCCAGATGGACCAGCGGTACACCATTAATGAGCAATGAAGGGCCATGGTCACACATACCAATGCAGGAAGTTTCATCTATGCTGACCTGCTCGTCTTTACGCGTCTGGCCTATGTTGACGCTCAGCTTTTGGGAAAGCAGGCGAAGTAAATCGGTTCCTCCCGCTCGATAACCGCAGCTGGTGCAATTACTGAACAGAATATGATAATGACCACAAGGAGTAGAATAAAAGAAGGCATAAAACGCAACCACGGCTCTTACCTGACTGACAGGCAAACTCAATTGTGCAGCCACCTCGCAGATCGATTTCTCCGAAATATACCGGTGCTTTTGCTGCAATTCATGCAGAATATGTAGCAAATGCAGGTGTTCTGTCATGGTTACTTACGTACTCTTGTGTGCGGTTACCTGAATCTCGATTCGCATGCGCGGATCGGACAAGCCAGCCGTAATCATCATGGCCGCCGGGCGCACCTTACCCAGATACTTGCGAAAAATTGGCCAGCACAGTTCAAAATCAGCTGCATTGGGTAGCACATAAGTCACCCGCACAATATCTTGTAAACCGGAGCCTGCCTGCCGCAGGGCTGATTCAATATTCTTGAAGCACTGCTCGGCCTGCTCAAGCAGATCTTCCGAAATAGTCATAGTGGAATAATCAAAGCCTGTCGTTCCTGAAACAAAAATCCAGTCCCCTTCCACGACTGCACGTGAATAGCCAATTTCTTCTTCAAAAGTGGAACCTGAGCTGATCAACCGCCTTGTCATATACTATCTCCCATAGAAAAGATAAAAGCTTTGTTCGACAATGATCGACTGATATAGCAAATAAAGTCAACTATGTAGATTAAAATGTGAATAACTGATCAATTAGCTCTGCTCTACCAAAGCTACTCAAAGGCAGTAACAAGACAGTAACAGCGCCTGCAGTGGCGGGCTGCTGAGTAAATGGTACAAAAGCGCTCTCGTGCTTATATGAGCCCGCTCAATCAGCCAATTAATTTGCTCCGCACGAAAAAAAGCTGAATCAGCGATTCTGATGGTGTAAGTCGCAGCAGAATTAGCTCTTACTGAGCCATATTGCACGCATAACATCTGCACTTTTATTCAGTCATCTAACTGGATACTGTCTATAGCTCGCCTTCGCGTCATTTTGGTTTAAAAATGGCATTATTTATACTGACCACATCTTGCTATCGCATCATGTTTAATTTGGAAATGGAAAATGGAATAAGTTCAAGAGAAAACCAGGATATCTACATTCATTGCTTAATGTTATGTCATCCTTGCTATATATGGCCTTCTTCTGCAGGGTATGCTAGTTCTTCATTCCGATCAGTCAAAAAAAATTTGACGCTCTTATCAGCCGGGTAGATTATGTTACTTGAGCATGGTATAAGAATATAAGTTTTGACCAGATATTCATTTTGTAATTTGTCATAAGTCATTCATCAAACGCCCAAACAATGTATCGCTGGATTCTGCTTCAAAGTGCTTCAATACTGGTCGCTGTCGTTATCAGTATGGTTCTTATTGGCGAGATTCTGACCGGACCCGCCTCGACTGTTGTTGGCATTTTGGTACCCGATTTTCCGGTGGATTCGGTAGAGATTCCAACTAGCCAGAACTATAAAGTCCATGGCTGGTTGGCACGAGGCATCAGGGGTCATGGCGCCGTAGTGCTTGTCCATTCCATTCGTAGCAATCGCCTGGAAATGCTTGGCAGGGCCAGATTTCTAAATGAACAAGGATACAGTGTATTATTGATTGATCTGCAAGCTCATGGAGAAACACCGGGCGAACGAATTACTTTTGGTATGCGTGAGTCGAAGGATGTTAAGGCGGCTGTTGACTATCTGCGAGATAATTTTCCCGGTGAACGTATTGCCGCCATCGGCGTCACCCTAGGTGCAGCCGCGATCACACTGGCAGATCCACCTTTGAAGCTCAATGCTATTGTGCTGGAATCTCTTCATCCGACATTTGAAGAAGCCGTTGAGAATCGACTAAAACTTCATCTAGGTGAATTCGGCATATGGCTTAAGCCTTTCTTATTATCCTACTTATCCTTGCTTCTGGATGTTTCAACGGATCAACTCAATCCCATTGATCGGATAAGTAATCTAAATACGCCTATCCTCTTGATTTCAGGTACGCACGACAGACATACGACCCAATCAGAGGCTGAGCGTTTATTTGATGCCGCTCTTCCACCCAAAGAACTGTGGATTATTCCAGGCGCAGGACACTATAACATGCACACTTATAACAACAGAAGCTATGAGGAGCGCGTTTCCTCATTTTTGTCCAAGTATTTATGGCAGTAGAATATTTTTATCTTTTTTATTGATCAAAATGATACTAATTCCATTTCCAAATCAAGAGTGAAACGAAGGTGAACCGCGGGTAGTATCAATAATACGGCAAGGTGAAGCCGACAAAGTCAGTTTTGATTGAAAAATGGAATTATTCAATTTTTTCTTTGTAGATATTAGCTACCAATGATGAGTTCAACTATTTTATAACCTGCAATATAGGTGCCAATGATGGATCCCAATGAAGAAAACAGAAATATCAGTAAAATACGAGTTACTCGATTATGCCACCAGCCTTTTAGGCTAGCCGTATCACTTCTAAGACGACTAAAATCTCCCACTGTAGGTTTGCGTAAATAGGCCTCTACTAAAGCTGTAAACATTCCAACCCCTGTTGTTGGATCAAGAGAGGTAATTGGAGCAGCTAGAAAAGCAGTTAAAATTGTGAGTGGATGAGCCAGTACGATGGTAGCACCTAAAGCGGCTAGGCCACCATTGATGAGTATCCAATCGATTATCATTGCCATACCAATCTCATGACTACGCATAAACCCTATTGTAAAGCCCGTCAGCACCATGGCTACGATTACCCATGGTAGAAATTTGAACCAATTGGTGGATTCTGGAATGGTGTCAAGCTGCTGAATAGTTACATCCGGATCGTTAATCCTGCCATTCATCATGATTTGCTCAATTCCTTTCAAGTGCCCCGCACCTACCACGGCAAGGGTATGTTCATAGTTGTTTTCCATACATTCTTTCAAGAGACGTGCCGACATATATTCATCACGTTCACTAATCAGTGGTTGATATAAATGTTTTTCATTTTCTGCAAACTGTGAAAAAGCACTTTCTAACACATCACCTTCTTTCAACCGCTCGATTTCTTCAGCACTGACTGTCTCCCGTGTAATAATGCTGGCTAACAAACCACTATATAATTCTATACGTCTCCACCATGGTACGTTGTGATAGATGCGCTTAAGCGTGGTTCCAATCTCTCTATCAATCAGTAAAATCGGTAACTTGGCTTCTGTTGCGTCTTTAATAGCGGTTCGCATTTCTGCGCCTGGTTCGACACCTAATCGTTCAGCCATCCTCTGCTGAAAAGCTCCTAGCGCCAGACTGGCAGCAACCATACTTGCTTGACCTTTTTTAATAACCTGGAAGAGATCCATTTTGCTTAATAGATCTGGATTGACAATGGCCTTATGCCTGCTGGGGCATAATTCGACAGCCACTGCGTCAAATTCACCCGTGGCAATCAATTCTTTCACTTTGTCCGCACTAGTTTGAGAAATATGCGCGGTACCGAGAATGGTAATTTTATGACCATCTACTTCCAAAGTCTTAATTGGTTCTGTCTCGGTCTCTTTTTTTATTTTTACCGGGGGCGGTATCTGTTCTTGTATTAATTCAGACATTATCGATTAAAGCTTGAGGTAAGGTTATTTTAATTAGTAGAAATATCGCTAATTCATTTTTTTAACTAAAGATATAAGCCCTGATTTATTCAGACTGATCAGTCATAAACAGGCAGTATAATCGATATCACAAATAGAGAACGGTAGATGTTAAGTGAAAAAACCAGCTCTATAATTCTATTTATTCGATGTTACCACATACAAAAAGTATTAAGGTTATGAGAGTTCGATACTTTTTATTGTTGGAAATCTGCATGAAAATATCATGTTAATTATCAGAATTCAAATTTACGGTATTACTGTCCATTACAAGTCAGCTAGTTATAAAAAATAATTGATTTTTCATCAAATAAGCTAAGCACGTATTAGAATAATATGCATCAGCTGGTATTCCATAGCAATACATTGAAAATATATTAGCAGTATGCATAACAAAATCTATTTAACGGCATCTCTAAAAATTTATATTTGTGAGCATCCGCTTCGCGGATTACCTGCTTACCCCGTTTCGTCATCATACTTCGTTGCTCACAAAAAATGTTCCCTTACCTATCAGGTATAGGCTGCGTCAACATTTTTTATTCTCGCCTGGTCTTATTTAGTATTCTGAATTTTTAGAGACGCCCTTAATTCCATTTATAAATCAAAATTGACTTTGTCGACTTCACCTTGCCGTATTATTGATACTGTCTGCGACTCGCCTTCGCGTCAATTTTGATTTAGAAATGAATAATATAAATTATGTGATTGCCAAATTCTCATTTTCGATCAATTCTATTTATATGTGAATTAAGAGCTGACTCGTAAAAAATTCCAGAAAAACAGAGCCGCAGCCAGCTTTCCGAATACATGTACCATAAGCCCGTTATAAGAACGCACTTTGCTGGCACATTCAATGCCTGTTTTTTCTTCAATCCAGGCAAATAAGGCTTCAATCGGTTGCCGCACGCGAGAAACTGCTGTCGATAACCATTGATCCTGTGGTTCCAGATGGTGCTGCCCTTTTTGTTTTTTAACCGGTGTCAAGACGGTCAGATTCTGAGCTCGCCTGATGCATTCAGCGTCAGGCCGTTGATAAGCTTTATCACCGTACAGCTCATTGTTGTACAATTGTGGTCGAATCTGATCAAATATTTTGCCATCATGGTCGCTGGCGCCAGTCACACCAATATACTCAGGAATCGGCAGTGAGCCTGGTTGGCGGCGCCCTATGATATGGACCCGCACACCATGATAGTACAACTTCTTGGTAGAGCAGTAGCCCGAATCCGCCAACTGTTTCGCTACACACGCGTTAAACCGACGACCTTGCCTCGCAAGGATGACCGGAAATGAATCAGTCAACCAAACCTGCCCGGCATTCCTGGTTTCCTGTTCTTGCTGAATCAGTGCTAATAAGGGTGCAAACACATCGGCTACCCGATTCAGACGCTGAACATAAGCCACATAACCTGGAAGTCGTGGAAACCAATCGCGTAAGTGGATCCGCATACTCATAAATACCTTTGATCTCTCGATGCTTGTCCATTACACCGAACAGGAAGAGGGTAATGACTTCTTCGTCGCTAAAACTTAAATCCGCGTGGTTGCTCATTCTTTGACTATAAACCCAAAGATTTTGCTGATAATGCTTGCAAACATAGAGATAAATCGTTATTAATCGATTTTGCCAGTTCATTGGTTACTTTGATTGATTGAGGTTGGGTAGTGTCTTCCTCAATAGTTTAACGTTATTGATGGACTGGCTTCTATTTCAGCTCTTAATTCGCATTTATATAGATATGTATCTAATAAAGCCTAATATTATGTTTCAGAACAAGATAAACCCTGAATTTCAAGTAACAATTCGCTTCTGAAGCTAAATATTGCTTTTTGGCTGCTTCTCAATGTGTTCAATGGCATGCTAGATTCTCTGGTTCATCCTTTTTAAATATGGAAATTACTTTTTTATCCTACGCTTATGTTTCTTATTGATTTTATTCTCCATATTGACAAGTATCTTCATGAACTCGCATCAGAATATGGGCTATGGCTTTATGGCATTCTGTTTTTGATTATATTTTGTGAGACCGGGCTTGTCGTGCTTCCCCTCTTGCCCGGTGATTCTCTATTATTCGCTGCAGGTTCTCTCGCATCGTTACCAAACTCACAACTCAATCCGCATTTTTTACTTGTTGGATTGTGCATCGCAGGTATTTTAGGGGACACTGTAAATTACTGGATCGGTAAAAAAGTTGGACCAAAAGTTTTTATCTCGCCAGAGTCTCGCTTCTTTAAACGCGATTATTTAGATAAGACCCACGCTTTTTACCTCAAACACGGAAGTAAAACAATTATCATTGCTCGCTTTATTCCTATTATTCGCACATTCGCTCCATTTGTAGCGGGTATTGGAACCATGCCCTATCGTACTTTCATTGTATATAACATAATTGGTGCTGTACTGTGGGTAGGGTTATTTGTTTATGCCGGATATTATTTTGGGCAACTCGCATTTATTCAGAAAAACTTCAAATTTGTTATTTTTGCAATTATCATTCTGTCAATATCGCCGCCCATCATTGAATACCTCAAACATCGCTATAAAAAACAATGAAATAGATTGTAATGAATTAAGATCTGAGTTTCTGCATTATCAAAAACCGATTTATTCTATTTATAAATCACACCTGACTTTGTCGGCTTCACCTTCTTACATTATTGATAGTGTCTGAGGTTCACCTCCGCGTCATGTTTGATCTGGAAATAGAATTACAATTTCAGATAATTGACAATGCGTTTCTCAGTAAAAAAGTTTAACGTAACCAAAATTCATGATTTGGCATACTGAGCAGGCATCCGTAGCAGTGCTGGTAAGATGATGAGAGTACAAATCAACGTAAAAGCTAACCCAACAGTAAGTAACGCACCCATGCTGGCGGTACCTTTATGCGGTGAGAACATGAGGCTTGCAAAATCAACCAAGGCAGTTAAAGCACTATAAAAAATAGCGCGCGCAGTACTAGTGTGGATCAGGATTTCGCTTTCTTGATGGTTATCTATGCTTCGATGCACCATATGCAAGCTGCTATCAATACCCAGGCCAAGTAATAACGGCAAAGCGATAATATTGGCAAAGTTAAACGGTATATTCAGCAAGACAGTGAAAACACCAGTAAATACACTAGACAGCAAAAGTGGAATTAGCACAAGTAAAGTATATTTTATGCTGCGCAATAATATCAGAAGGGCTACTGTAATTCCTATCAAGGCTAAAGAAAAAGCTTGAATGAATGCTTCTACTACTGCCTCACCTGCCTCAAGACTTACCACCGGCATTCCGGTTGCATGCGGCGCTATTTGCTGCACTGCTCTTACGAAGCGCGCCAATGCTTTATTGTCGCCGATATCTTCTGATGGGTATACCGCAATTCGATATTCTCCTGTATGGCTGAGCCAGCGTCTGCTGAGTGGTTCGGGCAGATCTTGTTCGCTAAAGGGTGTGGCTTCAACCGAAGTGCGTAAACGCTGAATGGCAATAGGTAATGTATAAAGTAAATCCTCTTCTATTGAATGCAGTAATTTTTTCTTATCGCTGAGATCCATGCTGTCTAACAGGCTAAACAGCTTTGCAAGAGATGTTTTGAGCGTACGCGCAGAATCAGATAGGGAGGATTCGGGGTGTTCCTTAATATAGTGACCTAATGCTGTACTCAAGGCATTTAATTCTTCGAGCTGCTGCATCACCATTTGCTTATCTGTCGAAGGCTCCGATAATGAGAGTATGAGTGGACCGATGATAAGTGCCATTTCCTCAATAACTGAAAGTTTCTCTTCCTGCTCCGTTGGTACAAAATCAAGAAATGTAATTATTTTGCCTACCTCAGGAAGCTCAGCCAAGCGCTCTTTTAATTGTCGCGCTTCTTCACGATCCTTGGTTAACACAATTGCATACCAGGGTGAATGTTCAGGGAGCGCTAGTAACTCCCGAAAAGTTTGTACCGCTTTTCCTTTCGGGTCTTGCATATTAAGTAAATTGTAGTCAAACCTTATCTGAGGCAATAAAGCGATAGCAATAAGTAGCAATACCAAAATAACGGCATACGTCAATTTGCGCCAATTTAAAGAAAACTCAAGTACTTTTCCCAGAGAGCCCCTGTTGCTCGTTTCAGAAATAGGTCGTTTCGACAAATATCGTAACAGGGCAGGACCTATGATGAAGGTAACCAGCAAACTGATCAGCATACCCGTGCCGGAAATAATGCCTAATTCCGCTACTCCACTGTAACTGGTGGGTATAAATGCATAGAAACCAATCGCATTGGCAATTGTGCATGCAGCCAATGCACTCCCGGCTTCGCCACCCGCCTTATACATGGCTTCTGTTGAAATTTGACCATTCTCTAACACTTCACGATATCGTAACAAAAAGTGAATAGCGAAATCTGCGCCAAGACCTATGTATAGCACTGCAAAAGCAATAGAGATAACATTCAGTTGACCAATGGCAGCGGTAGCAAAGGCTGCTGTAAGCAACAATCCTAACGTTAAGCAAAGCAATACTGCAAGCACCATACCAATTGAGCGCATTGCAAAATAGAGGACTATTGCCACCAGCACGAAGGTGATAATTCCAGCATATTCCATGCCACTGAGTGAGCTCTTGAGCTCATCATTAGCTAACGCCATATCACCCGTAACACGAAGCTGAATTGGACCATCTTCTGTTAAACCAATCTCTCTCGCCGCAGCATGAACTGCAGATATAGCCTGTTCACTTGCAAAAAGCTGTGAGTAATCTGGTCTTGGTTTTACCAAAATTATTTCTTGATAACTATTTTTCTGTGGTTCACCGCGAAAAAGTGTCTGCCAGGATAGCTGCTGTGGCTTCCCTGCAAGCCGCGCATCCAGAGTATCGCTCATACTTTTTAACACCGGCCCCAGCTCCAAGCTACGCCCTTTACTTAATTCTTTTATTGCTCCAGTAAGCACTGAGGCAAAAGTATGGAGTGATGGACTATCCGCAATACGCGCGATTAATGGTTGTGCCTCTGCCAGGCGATCAGTAATGCGTCCGAGTTCTGAAATATTCTCGTAAAGTAAGCCATTGCGTTCAAAAAAAACATCAACATTGGGAGCATAAACGTCGATAAAATTCTTAGGGTCTTTTTTCAAGCGCGCTGCAAGCTGACCAGCAGCAGAATAAGCCTGTTCCGGTGTAGGCGCATCCAACACGAGCAGCAGAATG
Proteins encoded in this region:
- a CDS encoding NAD(P)H-dependent oxidoreductase subunit E, with the protein product MTEHLHLLHILHELQQKHRYISEKSICEVAAQLSLPVSQVRAVVAFYAFFYSTPCGHYHILFSNCTSCGYRAGGTDLLRLLSQKLSVNIGQTRKDEQVSIDETSCIGMCDHGPSLLINGVPLVHLDAEKIEQMATLIEADKPLNGWPPAWFHVKDHIYKRGLLLDSSLSAGDGLRATLTRGREGTLTEIIQSKLRGRGGAGFSTGLKWRLCQQAAGEAHYVVCNADEGEPGTFKDRMLLQQHADALCEGMTICAYVIGAYQGFIYLRGEYRYLLPHLQATLMHRRKLGLLGTAILGQTEFDFDIDIVVGAGAYICGEESALIESLEGKPGIPRSRPPFPVAHGYLGQPTVVNNVETLIAATHIACKGSAWFTALGTPASTGSKLLSISGDCAAPGIYEYPFGITIQQILDECGAVNVQAVQVGGPAGTLLDQTAFNRQLAFEDVGTGGSFMIFNQERDILTIIHQFAAFFAHESCGFCTPCRVGTILLKQGLDKIMIGQGARNDMAELQRVSELVRRYSHCGLGHTAANPILDGLQYFSQAFEQRLTPYDFTARFKLDAALQEARQLTRHDGKEAHLEQGQD
- a CDS encoding RidA family protein; this translates as MTRRLISSGSTFEEEIGYSRAVVEGDWIFVSGTTGFDYSTMTISEDLLEQAEQCFKNIESALRQAGSGLQDIVRVTYVLPNAADFELCWPIFRKYLGKVRPAAMMITAGLSDPRMRIEIQVTAHKST
- a CDS encoding alpha/beta hydrolase; translation: MYRWILLQSASILVAVVISMVLIGEILTGPASTVVGILVPDFPVDSVEIPTSQNYKVHGWLARGIRGHGAVVLVHSIRSNRLEMLGRARFLNEQGYSVLLIDLQAHGETPGERITFGMRESKDVKAAVDYLRDNFPGERIAAIGVTLGAAAITLADPPLKLNAIVLESLHPTFEEAVENRLKLHLGEFGIWLKPFLLSYLSLLLDVSTDQLNPIDRISNLNTPILLISGTHDRHTTQSEAERLFDAALPPKELWIIPGAGHYNMHTYNNRSYEERVSSFLSKYLWQ
- a CDS encoding TraB/GumN family protein, yielding MSELIQEQIPPPVKIKKETETEPIKTLEVDGHKITILGTAHISQTSADKVKELIATGEFDAVAVELCPSRHKAIVNPDLLSKMDLFQVIKKGQASMVAASLALGAFQQRMAERLGVEPGAEMRTAIKDATEAKLPILLIDREIGTTLKRIYHNVPWWRRIELYSGLLASIITRETVSAEEIERLKEGDVLESAFSQFAENEKHLYQPLISERDEYMSARLLKECMENNYEHTLAVVGAGHLKGIEQIMMNGRINDPDVTIQQLDTIPESTNWFKFLPWVIVAMVLTGFTIGFMRSHEIGMAMIIDWILINGGLAALGATIVLAHPLTILTAFLAAPITSLDPTTGVGMFTALVEAYLRKPTVGDFSRLRSDTASLKGWWHNRVTRILLIFLFSSLGSIIGTYIAGYKIVELIIGS
- a CDS encoding transposase, encoding MSMRIHLRDWFPRLPGYVAYVQRLNRVADVFAPLLALIQQEQETRNAGQVWLTDSFPVILARQGRRFNACVAKQLADSGYCSTKKLYYHGVRVHIIGRRQPGSLPIPEYIGVTGASDHDGKIFDQIRPQLYNNELYGDKAYQRPDAECIRRAQNLTVLTPVKKQKGQHHLEPQDQWLSTAVSRVRQPIEALFAWIEEKTGIECASKVRSYNGLMVHVFGKLAAALFFWNFLRVSS
- a CDS encoding DedA family protein, giving the protein MFLIDFILHIDKYLHELASEYGLWLYGILFLIIFCETGLVVLPLLPGDSLLFAAGSLASLPNSQLNPHFLLVGLCIAGILGDTVNYWIGKKVGPKVFISPESRFFKRDYLDKTHAFYLKHGSKTIIIARFIPIIRTFAPFVAGIGTMPYRTFIVYNIIGAVLWVGLFVYAGYYFGQLAFIQKNFKFVIFAIIILSISPPIIEYLKHRYKKQ
- a CDS encoding MMPL family transporter, yielding MEASHSYTYRAFARCARFSYHYAPWILFAAFLIAIASTVYVVRNLGMNTDTTDILSEDLPFRVNSIHYNKTFPQEMDILLLVLDAPTPEQAYSAAGQLAARLKKDPKNFIDVYAPNVDVFFERNGLLYENISELGRITDRLAEAQPLIARIADSPSLHTFASVLTGAIKELSKGRSLELGPVLKSMSDTLDARLAGKPQQLSWQTLFRGEPQKNSYQEIILVKPRPDYSQLFASEQAISAVHAAAREIGLTEDGPIQLRVTGDMALANDELKSSLSGMEYAGIITFVLVAIVLYFAMRSIGMVLAVLLCLTLGLLLTAAFATAAIGQLNVISIAFAVLYIGLGADFAIHFLLRYREVLENGQISTEAMYKAGGEAGSALAACTIANAIGFYAFIPTSYSGVAELGIISGTGMLISLLVTFIIGPALLRYLSKRPISETSNRGSLGKVLEFSLNWRKLTYAVILVLLLIAIALLPQIRFDYNLLNMQDPKGKAVQTFRELLALPEHSPWYAIVLTKDREEARQLKERLAELPEVGKIITFLDFVPTEQEEKLSVIEEMALIIGPLILSLSEPSTDKQMVMQQLEELNALSTALGHYIKEHPESSLSDSARTLKTSLAKLFSLLDSMDLSDKKKLLHSIEEDLLYTLPIAIQRLRTSVEATPFSEQDLPEPLSRRWLSHTGEYRIAVYPSEDIGDNKALARFVRAVQQIAPHATGMPVVSLEAGEAVVEAFIQAFSLALIGITVALLILLRSIKYTLLVLIPLLLSSVFTGVFTVLLNIPFNFANIIALPLLLGLGIDSSLHMVHRSIDNHQESEILIHTSTARAIFYSALTALVDFASLMFSPHKGTASMGALLTVGLAFTLICTLIILPALLRMPAQYAKS